CGACGCTTCCGAGACTGTCGCCGAGGCGTTTCGGTTTCCTCGGAGGGTGCGACTGGGCCTCCCCTCTCCAcacttcgcgccgcgccgccgatcaCCCGGCGAccccctcgtcgtcatcgcgctcgcccgctaCCACCACGCCGCCATGGTCACGGGTCCCCACCCCGGCCCCGACGAGCTCAagcagcagcgcgagctcgacaggcgccgcgacgccgcctcgcagTCGCGGCTCACCGGCCCCTTCTTCGTGTCCACCCGTCCCGTGGGGCCCGGGGAAGGCCGCGTCGTGGCGGTgcgaccgcccgcgccgccgcgcgaccccgagctcggcgccgccggcgccgccgccgaaaacgacgacgacgacgacgatcgccgccgcggacccccgggcgcgcgcccccgcgccacgCAAATCCCGCCCTACGAAGCccccgccgtggacgccttcgccgcggtcatcCTTTGCCTGCTCGCCGTAgggatcgtcgccgtggctTGCGTTTTGCCGTATCAAGGCTtacgcgacgcggacggggacggacaCAGGTGGCAGgtcaccctcgcgcggtggtccatcgcgcgcgactACCCGGTCATATCGTCCCTCGCCGGgtacgccgagcgcgcggagcggggcggcggcatcgaggCGTACCTCCCCGAGGCTGACACGACGAACGAGGTTTTTTTCTCGGGGCTGGGGCCGGCGTCTGCGCCTGACGATATcgacgactcggacgcgccggatCTGGAGGATATCGACGAGGGGGAGGTGAACGTGGGTATCGTCGCGATGGGACCGAGCTCGTGGGTCGTATCGGCGGGTCCGCCGTGACCTgagggggcgcggcgcggggaagggGAAGGGGAAGGGACTTTgtcgcatccgcggcgtgtTTCACGAGCGCGCTGGTCTTCAACCTCTATTGCGTTATCAGAGCGTTCGAACCGATACAAAAGTGGGGTATGGTAGGTGGTACAAATCTCATGTCCTTGCACCGTCTCCACGGGTTTGTATCGGTTCGAACACCCATGAAGGACCAGCacgctcgtggcgctcgcgggccgGGAGCGCGTGAGGATCTCGAAAGTGCTGACAGGTGCGTTCGaggcgacgtcaccgcggttCACGTGTAGCGCACGACTCTTCCTCTCAGCGGTCCTGAAGACCCTCAGGAGCGCTGAGGGGAGGTGAGGTGCACGTGAGCGCGCATCGATTTCGCTTCGAACGCACTGAAAGACCACGCGCTTCAGCTTGTAAGACAAACCGCCTTCTCTCCAGCCAGATGCATTCGTGCGTTACGAAACCTCATTCTGTTCGCCTCGTCATGAGAGTAGGTTTTAGGTAAAGCCGCCCAGCAGGGCTCGACAcactcgagctcgcgggggGGGGGCGCATTCGACTGCTTTATCGCTATGGCCGCGCTCCTCACGCGTGTGTCGGCCGTCCCATcgcgcacgcctcgcgccccggGGCCCTCCATCCACCGCGgggcgaccgccgcctccgtcggccCTTCATGCCGCCGGCGGAGAGCGTGCCCGTCAaaaccgacgacggcgagcgccgaaggcgccgcgtcgccggccgccgagaccgcgtctaacgacgccgccgacgccgatgacgatGCGTGGGGACCGTGGGATCCCCCGCTACCCCCGCTGGACCCGCATCCCCCGATCCTCTCCTGGTACGTCGCCCGGGATCTCATCGAGGAGTGGGGCGAGATCGCAAACTCCGCCGAGGACACCGTCATCGCGTCCCTCGACTTCGACGTCTCCAcggtcgagctccgcctgaccgaggacggcgtgcgGTTCCCGGACACGGACCCGCGATCCCCACCCTTGGTCACCTGgccggacgtcgtcgccatcgcgggggACGAAAAGGGAGCCTacgtcctccgcgagggcgaacgcgcggaacGATTCCAAGTCTTCTCCGAGGGCACGTCCAGGGCGGTTTCGCTCATGCCCTCGGGGCCCGGCTTGGCGCCcacggcgctcatcgccggctTCAGCATGCACCGCttcggcgtgggcgtcgacCCGATGGAGGACACCGCGCGcaagatcgccgcggtcgcgcccaTACGCAAGGGCGCCAGGGTGCTCGACATCTGCACCGGGTTGGCGTacacggcgtcgatggctCGAGAGCGAGGCGGGGACGTGACAaccgtcgagctcgacccCGCGATGACGGAGATGTGTCGCATGAACCCGCACAGCGCGGCGCTCTTCTCGGGGGACATTCGACAGCTATACGgcaacgcggcggacgtcgtgcCGACGCTGCCGGACGATTCGTTCGACCGCATCGTTCACGACCCGCCGACGTttgcgctcgccggcgaacTCTTCTCCGAGGAGTTCTACGGGCACCTCGCGAGGATACTCAAGAAGAAGGGTCGGCTGTACCACTACATCGGCGACCCGGCGAGCAAGAGCGCGGGGAacgtggcgcgcggggtggtgACGCGGCTGAAGCAGGCGGGgttcgggggcgtcgcgatcgatTACGACGCGCACGGAATCGTGGCGACGCTCGACGGCCCGGTGAAGATCAACGGCTCGAGCAAGCCCAGGGGGCAAAAGTACCGCGGGAAGGATCAGCTGCGGAACGGCAAGGGTGGGGCGCCCggcaagggcggcgggggtaagagagggggaggaggacgaggcgagggacggAGGGAGaagcggggcgggcgcgggggaggaggcaGGCGCGGGGcatacgacgacgacgacgacatcgtccTCCCGAAGTGATCAAATTACCCCTAGTAGGTCACCCTTAAAAGTTAGGGCGTACACTTAATAGACTAAATAAATCGCCGTCGCTCAGCGGACGTTGATGATCCCCCTGCACGTATCCGCGCCGCAGTCGCACGGCGCCTCGTTCTCCGGCAGATCCGGCTTGAACATGTAGTCGTACGTCagctcctcccccgcggcgacgtcgcgggaggTGAAGAGCAATATTTTCTtctccccgccgacgacgacgacgcgcgtcacGCAGTTGGGCTCGCAGCAGTGGTTCACGAACCTCGTCGCGTTCCccttgcgcgcggcgtccaccaccgtCCCGTTCACGGGGTCCAGCGCGAACAtgtacgtcgacgcgcgcgccaactccgcgggcgaggcgacccgcccgttcgcggccgcggcgtcgacgatggatcgcttctccgccgcctctcgAGCGTCTGCGTTTGCGTCTGAGATGATCTCGCCGACGTAttccagcgccgcgcactTGGCGGGAAGCGGGACGGTGCAGtagacgccgaggccgtggATGCGGCTGCGATCGACGCGGAACGTGGGCGCGATCGCCTTgcacgcggcgtacgcggcggtcAAGGCGCGGTCCTTGGCGGCTTTGGTCATCGGGCTCGGTGGGTTCGCCGGGGTCGTCAACGGTGGGGGCGAATACATACACGGGGCCGTCCCGCTGCCTCCCGCCGTTTggtgcccgtcgtcgtcgtcgtcgcccgccgttCGTTTGGACCCCGAGaaccgccgctcgtcgcttCGAAGCCTGCGTCGCTCGATcatcgacccgccgcacgcacgacgcgacgttTCGAGAAGGTTTCGAGAAGCCGAGTTGAACGCGttcgccgcatccgccgctcGACGCTTGAACATCCCGTCCCCGACacccgacgcgacgacgcacggcAGCATGAGCCGCTtcgttcccgccgcggcgtcgtcggacgggtcgtggaggaggtggcgcggggcggtgacggcgcgttggggcgtcgtccatcgccatGCGTCGAGGAAtgcgttcgcgcccgcggtggttTGGGGACCCTGATTGGTTCGGCTCTTCgggtcgacgaggaggaggtcatcgtcggtggcgtcgtcgtcggtggcgtcgtcgcccgcgtcgggtAGGTACAGcgcgacgtcttcgtcgccgacgtcgcccctgCGCACGAAcggtcgcgccctcgcgcatcCCGGCTCCGCGAGGGACCGAGTCGGCAGCTTACGGCGCTTCGGCGTTGAGACTTTTTCGTCGCCGTTTTCGTCATCTGCGTTTTCTGACGACGGGgggatcgcggcggtcgccccgtcgacttcgacgtcgaggctcgcgaggagcgcgccgccgcgcacgaggaAGGCGCGGACGGACCCGAGGGGCTTCGGCGTCGGTCGTTCCGTGGGGGTTcccggcggagacggcggcacccgcggcgggacgcggtCACGCGAGCGGGaacggggcgacggggatgggAACGGCGATTTCGTCCCGTTCGGGGTTTCTTCCCGCGtcggttcgcgtcgccgtttttcctgccgccgcggttcgcgtccgtcgaccggggcgcccgcgggcggctgCGAGTCGATGTaggcgagcgcctccgtgATGGACCCGTATCGTTTAAGGGCCgggaacggcgacgcgagctgacgcgccacgccgcgcgcgcgcgtcagcaGCGACTCGACCCTCCCGCTTCCCCGTTTTTTTTTGGCGCCCCGTTGTTTGCACGCACTTTTTGGCACCACCCCTCGACGTTCCGGTGCCGGtaacgtcctcctcggcgctggGAGCTTCGACGGGttcgaggcgcccgcggggtgacgccggcggtcgacgcgcgtcgcgggcggctcgatgacgtcgcgaaGCGAGCACATCAGCTCGGCGGCCTCCAGGTCCTCCTCGCTGacgacccggcgcggcgcgccgggcgccccGCGCTGGGTCGCGTCTGCGGCATCGCGAGATCCCGTCGCGTcaccccgcgcgggggttAACCCGAGGCGACCCGCGTGGGTCGCGCGCTccgaggcgacgccctcgcgcgcgtgcgtcgcgataCTCGAAGCCATAGCCTCCGATATGACGACGGAAATCGCGACGGGGAGCGTCGCGTTGCGCCCGCGGAGAGtgccgtcgcgtcgcagaTGGAAAAGGGACTCGTTGCTTTTTCCAACCGCCCGCATTCCCGCGGTTGAGATTTCGGACAGCGGCGGGCTGGAGTTGACAACGAACCGACGAAGCAAACGAAACGTCGAGTGATGAGGCGATTCGGAGGGCGAACGTCTCTCTACTATCGTATGGCAGCCAGTTAGAGAATTTTCGTTTTTTGAGATTCTAGGGGAACGCCGTTCCCGATGTTATGTCGTAACAACGAACGAGAAACCGCGCACGACGAACGCGAACCGACCGTTTCCACGTCTCGTCACGCCACGGCGGATTCCGCCTCCGGGCTGGCCTGCTCGGGCGTCCCCGGGGATTCCGAATCCACCCCGCCGGCTgccaccgcgccgatcccGCCTCGAACGGTTTTTCCCGGCttgaacggcgacggcgtcatctCGGCAAAGGCACCCGGCCCGAGGCTAGGGAACAGGAgttccggcgacggcggttgATTCAGgaacgacctcgccgcgggggtggtggacggggacggcgacgcgttcgtctcctcgccgccagccgacgccggcgcgttcaccgACCCCGCGGATacgcccggtgagtcaccgcctcCGTGGCCGCCACCTACCCCGTACCAAcccccgagcgacgcgccgcttcccgccgccgacgacagcGCCAGCTTactcgccgcgaaggactGATGCAAACGGACCACCTCCTCCTGCTCtcgctccagcgccgccttggtctCCTCGAGCTGATTGGCGCAGTTGGCGTATTGGGTGTACAGGTAATACGTCTCCTGTTTTTGGCGcgagacggcgtcgcggagttcgtcgacgacggcgtcggcgtccttcagcttcgccgcgagttttaacgcctccgcctcgctcttcacgacgcgctcgcgctcctgcgccagcgccgtcgccgtcgccgccgccttttcctcggcggcggcgacggactcgttcgcctcgctctggcgccgctcgagccggaccctcgcgtccgcgagcgcctccctcgccgccctctcccgcgccctcgactcctccagcgcgacgcgggactTGTCCGCGGTCTCGCGCGCcagagcctcggcgccgcgagcggcggcggcgtcgcgttccgcggcggtgcacgccgccatcgc
The genomic region above belongs to Micromonas commoda chromosome 4, complete sequence and contains:
- a CDS encoding predicted protein; translation: MVTGPHPGPDELKQQRELDRRRDAASQSRLTGPFFVSTRPVGPGEGRVVAVRPPAPPRDPELGAAGAAAENDDDDDDRRRGPPGARPRATQIPPYEAPAVDAFAAVILCLLAVGIVAVACVLPYQGLRDADGDGHRWQVTLARWSIARDYPVISSLAGYAERAERGGGIEAYLPEADTTNEVFFSGLGPASAPDDIDDSDAPDLEDIDEGEVNVGIVAMGPSSWVVSAGPP
- a CDS encoding predicted protein, with protein sequence PGLAPTALIAGFSMHRFGVGVDPMEDTARKIAAVAPIRKGARVLDICTGLAYTASMARERGGDVTTVELDPAMTEMCRMNPHSAALFSGDIRQLYGNAADVVPTLPDDSFDRIVHDPPTFALAGELFSEEFYGHLARILKKKGRLYHYIGDPASKSAGNVARGVVTRLKQAGFGGVAIDYDAHGIVA
- a CDS encoding predicted protein; its protein translation is RSRIHGLGVYCTVPLPAKCAALEYVGEIISDANADAREAAEKRSILARASTYMFALDPVNGTVVDAARKGNATRFVNHCCEPNCVTRVVVVGGEKKILLFTSRDVAAGEELTYDYMFKPDLPENEAPCDCGADTCRGIIN